The following proteins are encoded in a genomic region of Streptomyces lunaelactis:
- a CDS encoding YwqJ-related putative deaminase gives MHTAQPSTSGDPRLGWSSTQAGRPPALSHRRDGILPTVAAALSVRGETLACTAGKADQPPTLHPLVQDFLDTLTSGQRERFTGRCPEAILLSRQLGAAETQRSKRAQRKPLTHSEARRTLKGAKLTARRIREDGDPLHGSYAPPCRSCTAMLDHFGVRPVDPTATQNG, from the coding sequence ATGCACACAGCGCAACCAAGTACTTCAGGTGATCCACGCCTCGGCTGGAGCAGTACACAGGCCGGTCGGCCGCCCGCGCTCAGCCACCGTCGCGACGGGATTCTGCCCACCGTGGCGGCGGCACTCTCGGTACGTGGCGAGACCCTTGCCTGCACCGCGGGGAAGGCCGACCAGCCGCCCACACTCCATCCGCTCGTACAGGATTTCCTCGACACCCTCACAAGCGGTCAGCGCGAACGCTTCACCGGCCGCTGCCCCGAGGCGATCCTGCTCTCGCGCCAACTCGGCGCCGCGGAGACCCAGCGCTCCAAGCGGGCCCAGCGCAAGCCGCTGACGCACAGCGAGGCACGGCGCACGCTCAAGGGGGCGAAACTGACCGCACGCCGTATCCGTGAGGACGGCGATCCGCTGCACGGCAGTTATGCGCCGCCCTGCCGTTCCTGCACGGCGATGCTCGACCACTTCGGCGTACGCCCCGTCGACCCCACCGCGACCCAGAACGGCTGA
- a CDS encoding serine/threonine-protein kinase, which yields MSAEQGRQVAGRYRLLERIGHGGMGTVWRAEDELLGRQVAVKRLHASPHLADDELATLYERTRREARSAARISHPNVVVVHDVVDDEGLPCVVMEYVPSLTLGDVLKKSGPVSPVEAARIGRGMVGALRAAHAAGVLHRDVKPGNVLLGTDGRVVLTDFGIAVATGTSTLTKTGEMVGSIDYVAPERVRGGTPGPASDLWSLGATLYQAVEGRPPFRRATALETAYAIAVDELEPPRRAASLAPLIEALLVKDPERRPSAEAAERALREPAAEAGTAPVDRAKLLSPDDGAGSPSPAPGRGSTAVLPASAASPRRRRRVRVWVAAAVVVAVAAGATAAALNLSGGNTKGSHQAATGKPTPSPSPSTSASSTPSPVPEGYHLVKENELGVSFPVPDGWTRRLPAGADERNEIAYVSPNGLVGVRVSVLDFASSDPLQHWKDDETTSVKEGKLPGYRRLRMQSTSFRDLPAAIWEFTWQGSAREWRGCDLAFGRPGGNEYAIYLSAPKAEWQQHKHIFDDVNEGFRLPEDDR from the coding sequence GTGTCGGCGGAGCAAGGGCGGCAGGTTGCCGGGAGGTACCGGCTGCTGGAGCGCATCGGCCATGGCGGCATGGGCACCGTATGGCGGGCCGAGGACGAGCTCCTCGGTCGGCAGGTTGCGGTGAAGAGACTGCACGCCTCGCCGCATCTGGCCGACGACGAGCTCGCCACGCTGTACGAACGCACCCGCCGCGAGGCGCGCAGCGCCGCTCGTATCAGCCATCCCAATGTGGTCGTGGTGCATGACGTCGTGGACGACGAGGGGCTCCCTTGCGTCGTCATGGAGTACGTGCCCTCGCTGACGCTTGGCGATGTGCTCAAGAAGAGCGGACCGGTGTCGCCGGTCGAGGCGGCGCGGATCGGGCGGGGCATGGTCGGGGCGCTGCGGGCCGCGCACGCGGCCGGTGTGCTGCACCGGGACGTCAAGCCCGGGAACGTGCTGCTCGGCACCGACGGCCGCGTGGTGCTGACGGATTTCGGTATAGCCGTCGCCACCGGCACCTCCACCCTGACCAAGACGGGCGAGATGGTCGGGTCCATCGACTACGTGGCGCCGGAGCGGGTCAGGGGTGGGACGCCGGGGCCCGCGTCCGATCTCTGGTCGCTGGGCGCGACGCTCTACCAGGCAGTGGAGGGCAGGCCGCCGTTCCGCAGGGCCACCGCGCTCGAGACCGCGTATGCGATCGCCGTCGACGAGCTGGAACCGCCGCGGCGGGCCGCGTCGCTCGCTCCGTTGATCGAGGCGCTGCTGGTGAAGGACCCGGAGCGGCGGCCGTCGGCGGAGGCGGCGGAGCGGGCGCTCCGGGAGCCGGCGGCGGAGGCGGGGACCGCGCCGGTGGACCGCGCGAAGCTGCTGTCCCCGGACGATGGGGCTGGGTCCCCGAGCCCCGCACCGGGGCGCGGCTCCACAGCGGTGCTGCCCGCCTCGGCCGCTTCTCCGAGGCGCCGTCGCCGCGTGCGGGTGTGGGTGGCCGCCGCGGTCGTCGTCGCGGTCGCCGCAGGTGCGACAGCGGCGGCCCTGAACTTGAGCGGCGGGAACACCAAGGGGTCGCACCAGGCGGCGACCGGAAAGCCGACGCCTTCGCCTTCGCCTTCGACTTCGGCGAGTTCAACACCCTCGCCGGTCCCCGAGGGCTACCACCTCGTCAAGGAGAACGAGCTCGGCGTCTCCTTCCCCGTACCGGACGGCTGGACCCGTCGGCTCCCGGCCGGTGCGGACGAGAGGAACGAAATCGCCTACGTCTCCCCGAACGGATTGGTCGGAGTACGGGTCTCCGTGCTCGACTTCGCGAGCTCCGATCCTCTCCAGCACTGGAAGGACGACGAGACCACCTCCGTGAAGGAGGGGAAGCTGCCCGGCTACCGGCGGCTGCGGATGCAGAGCACGAGCTTCCGGGACCTGCCGGCCGCGATCTGGGAATTCACCTGGCAGGGCTCGGCGCGGGAGTGGCGCGGGTGCGACCTCGCGTTCGGCCGCCCTGGCGGGAACGAGTACGCGATCTACCTGTCGGCCCCCAAGGCCGAGTGGCAGCAGCACAAGCACATCTTCGACGACGTCAACGAAGGCTTCCGGCTGCCGGAGGATGACCGGTAG
- a CDS encoding SUKH-4 family immunity protein produces MVTFAQAQERAEEWVNGDVPAYQHREVRVREFELGFVVWAEDREGGARSDGGQQRLVIARDSGEATLWPGLPVGEVIRRYEEEYGIQDEAAAAAAAEPPQRIDLNQTSFLLSPPEWLQEAADRIGIPDRSGAAAGRPSGAPGPTDAGAGAAGPGVGAGSGGAGVPSSGAGWSAPAMSAQDSNASQAGGSSSAPGSAWPEPGASRDSASQGGSVWPDAGAGDYEPTASEGVRATSAGATGWTDTSAGSGDDASVPLPATVFAPPISGSDDDDTPPPVVGAEAPTALMSGGSQLPRTAVAPALNTPPGGPQAPQAPQPLPQSPAPGAPARPGPGAGDIADAATSKASVPPRRSRGGGSTTPPPPGAPGTPGARPGATPPPSGPGTPGAPAGGYLPTQLVSQLGPEGSQPPGPPGPPAPPGPPGGGVHHAATMLADPSQMGGPGAPGAPQPPGPPGAPGAPGAPQPPGPPGAPRPGPPGGGVHHAATMLAGPAQMGPGAPQPPGPPGAPPGPVPHAPQSHGGQPPAYGYPPQPPSGVPTVGPGYQAVLRYRAPDGSEAQLIRRSAPGTPHPEWQILHELRAMNVPPQQVLELHTELESCELPGGYCSRMIRETWPQVRITSVAPYGRDHASRQQGMQHLLTHQGELHQVADGPARPAPVRAQLPQVPPAPPIPPEAVAQELVGAFGPQGICRFDQRAVSRQGVPEIVAATLVWAGLPGDFNPFFWAQPAQPVVPTLAELAAQRQVQAAADAGSYLVVGSDFGRAICVQYGTAHIVAVPVEGGPGGQPVAPQFVNSGLPEFVRCLALLGRMWRLRFNLNPEQAGRWTVDFQAQLAALDPAALASPESWWSVLLEQMWDGLL; encoded by the coding sequence ATGGTGACCTTCGCGCAGGCGCAGGAGCGCGCGGAAGAGTGGGTCAACGGCGACGTACCCGCGTATCAGCACCGTGAGGTGCGGGTGCGGGAGTTCGAGCTGGGCTTCGTGGTGTGGGCGGAGGACCGCGAGGGCGGTGCGCGTTCGGACGGCGGGCAGCAGCGGCTGGTGATCGCCCGGGACAGCGGTGAGGCAACGCTGTGGCCGGGGCTGCCGGTGGGTGAGGTGATCCGCCGGTACGAGGAGGAGTACGGGATACAGGACGAGGCGGCGGCCGCGGCCGCGGCGGAGCCGCCGCAGCGTATCGACCTGAATCAGACGTCGTTCCTGTTGAGCCCGCCGGAGTGGCTCCAGGAGGCGGCGGACAGGATCGGGATCCCGGACAGGTCGGGGGCTGCTGCCGGCCGGCCGTCGGGGGCGCCCGGTCCGACGGATGCTGGCGCGGGTGCCGCTGGTCCTGGTGTTGGTGCTGGCTCTGGTGGTGCCGGTGTGCCGTCGTCGGGGGCCGGCTGGTCCGCCCCCGCCATGAGTGCCCAGGACTCCAACGCCTCGCAGGCGGGCGGGAGTTCGTCCGCGCCCGGCTCGGCGTGGCCCGAGCCCGGTGCGTCCCGCGACAGCGCCTCGCAGGGCGGGTCCGTATGGCCCGACGCGGGTGCGGGCGACTACGAGCCGACGGCTTCCGAGGGTGTGCGCGCCACATCGGCCGGGGCCACTGGGTGGACGGACACCAGCGCGGGGTCCGGCGACGACGCGTCAGTGCCGCTGCCGGCCACGGTGTTCGCGCCGCCGATCTCCGGTTCCGACGACGATGACACTCCGCCGCCCGTCGTGGGCGCGGAGGCGCCGACCGCGCTGATGTCGGGCGGCAGCCAGCTGCCGCGGACCGCTGTCGCTCCGGCACTCAATACGCCGCCGGGCGGGCCTCAGGCTCCCCAGGCGCCGCAGCCACTGCCGCAGTCGCCTGCGCCCGGTGCGCCCGCTCGACCGGGCCCCGGCGCCGGTGACATCGCGGACGCGGCGACGAGCAAGGCATCCGTACCGCCGCGTCGCTCGCGCGGCGGCGGCTCCACGACTCCGCCGCCGCCCGGCGCTCCCGGAACTCCGGGTGCGCGGCCGGGTGCGACGCCGCCGCCGTCGGGTCCGGGTACTCCCGGTGCCCCCGCGGGCGGGTATCTGCCGACGCAACTCGTCTCCCAGCTCGGCCCGGAGGGCTCGCAGCCGCCCGGCCCGCCCGGTCCGCCTGCGCCTCCCGGTCCGCCGGGTGGTGGGGTGCACCATGCCGCGACGATGCTGGCGGATCCGAGCCAGATGGGTGGCCCGGGTGCGCCTGGTGCGCCGCAGCCCCCTGGCCCGCCCGGTGCGCCTGGTGCGCCGGGGGCTCCGCAGCCTCCTGGCCCGCCCGGAGCCCCACGCCCCGGCCCGCCCGGCGGTGGCGTGCACCATGCCGCGACCATGCTGGCCGGACCCGCCCAGATGGGTCCCGGCGCGCCCCAGCCTCCCGGCCCGCCCGGTGCGCCTCCCGGCCCCGTGCCGCATGCGCCGCAGTCGCACGGTGGTCAGCCGCCCGCGTACGGCTATCCGCCGCAGCCGCCGTCAGGCGTGCCGACTGTCGGCCCCGGCTACCAGGCCGTCCTGCGCTACCGCGCGCCCGACGGCTCCGAGGCCCAGCTGATCCGCCGCTCGGCGCCCGGCACTCCGCACCCGGAGTGGCAGATCCTGCATGAGCTGCGCGCCATGAACGTGCCGCCGCAGCAGGTGCTCGAGCTGCACACCGAGCTGGAGTCGTGCGAGCTGCCCGGCGGCTACTGCTCCCGGATGATCCGGGAGACCTGGCCGCAGGTGCGGATCACGTCCGTCGCGCCGTACGGCAGGGATCACGCCAGCCGGCAGCAGGGCATGCAGCATCTGCTCACGCACCAGGGCGAGTTGCACCAGGTCGCGGACGGTCCGGCGCGCCCCGCGCCGGTGCGGGCTCAGCTGCCGCAGGTGCCGCCGGCCCCGCCGATCCCTCCGGAGGCGGTCGCTCAGGAGCTGGTGGGCGCGTTCGGGCCGCAGGGCATCTGCCGGTTCGACCAGCGGGCCGTCTCGCGTCAGGGTGTGCCGGAGATCGTGGCCGCCACGCTGGTGTGGGCGGGTCTGCCGGGCGACTTCAACCCGTTCTTCTGGGCGCAGCCGGCCCAGCCGGTCGTCCCGACGCTGGCGGAACTCGCGGCGCAGCGGCAGGTGCAGGCGGCGGCGGACGCCGGCTCGTACCTGGTGGTGGGCAGCGACTTCGGCCGGGCGATCTGTGTCCAGTACGGCACGGCGCATATCGTGGCGGTGCCTGTGGAGGGGGGCCCGGGCGGTCAGCCGGTGGCGCCGCAGTTCGTCAACAGCGGGCTGCCGGAGTTCGTACGCTGCCTGGCGCTGCTCGGCCGGATGTGGCGGCTGCGTTTCAACCTCAACCCGGAGCAGGCCGGCCGCTGGACGGTCGACTTCCAGGCGCAGCTCGCCGCGCTGGACCCGGCGGCACTGGCCTCGCCGGAGAGCTGGTGGTCGGTGCTGCTGGAGCAGATGTGGGACGGACTGCTCTGA
- a CDS encoding sensor histidine kinase, with translation MTTTGAQQDGTGTTTRSLLWWGRRRSVALDVGLGLVSAFECALEGVGFAEKAAIPVPIGVLFGLVVGSVLVLRRRWPIAVVLVSIATTPAEMGYLMGVVGLYTLAASDVPRRITATLAGMSLAATLIVTFVRVRQDVASADFDPEPGAWYVPTMAGFMSLGLTAPPVLFGLYIGARRRLMESLRERADSLEQELSLLADRAEQRAQWARTEERTRIAREMHDVVAHRVSLMVVHAAALQAVALKDPQKAVRNAALVGDMGRQALTELREMLGVLRAGENDARAAKPVPLAAVGVAAAAAAAAAADDGPCLADLEGLVGQSRQAGMVVELAVQGEAREYAPEVEQTAYRVVQEALTNVHKHAAGAKVLVRLAHRAAEVAMQVENGAPDASGGGPAAELPSGGNGLVGMRERVLALGGVFVSGPTDAGGFRVSAVLPDRDGWGEQQL, from the coding sequence ATGACCACAACGGGGGCACAGCAGGACGGCACGGGTACGACCACCCGTAGCCTCCTGTGGTGGGGACGGCGGCGAAGTGTCGCATTGGATGTGGGGCTGGGGCTCGTCTCCGCCTTCGAGTGCGCTCTGGAGGGTGTGGGGTTCGCGGAGAAGGCCGCGATTCCCGTGCCCATCGGGGTGCTGTTCGGGCTGGTCGTCGGGTCCGTGCTGGTGCTGCGCAGGCGGTGGCCGATCGCCGTGGTGCTGGTGTCGATCGCCACGACGCCCGCCGAGATGGGCTATCTGATGGGCGTCGTCGGGCTCTATACGCTCGCCGCGTCGGATGTGCCGCGCCGGATCACCGCGACGCTCGCCGGGATGTCGCTGGCCGCGACGCTCATCGTGACCTTCGTACGGGTACGCCAGGACGTTGCGTCCGCGGACTTCGACCCGGAGCCCGGGGCCTGGTACGTACCGACGATGGCGGGCTTCATGTCGCTCGGGCTGACCGCGCCGCCCGTGCTGTTCGGCCTCTATATAGGGGCCAGGCGCCGCCTCATGGAAAGCCTGCGGGAGCGCGCGGACAGCCTGGAGCAGGAGCTGTCGCTGCTGGCCGACCGGGCCGAGCAGCGGGCCCAGTGGGCGCGCACCGAGGAGCGGACCCGGATCGCGCGGGAGATGCACGACGTCGTGGCGCACCGGGTGAGCCTGATGGTGGTGCACGCGGCGGCCCTGCAGGCGGTGGCGCTGAAGGATCCGCAGAAGGCCGTGCGCAACGCCGCGCTGGTGGGGGACATGGGGCGCCAGGCGCTGACCGAGCTGCGGGAGATGCTCGGGGTGCTGCGCGCCGGGGAGAACGACGCCCGTGCGGCGAAGCCGGTGCCGCTCGCCGCGGTGGGGGTCGCCGCTGCCGCGGCGGCCGCGGCCGCCGCCGACGACGGGCCGTGCCTCGCGGACCTGGAGGGTCTGGTCGGCCAGTCCCGGCAGGCGGGGATGGTCGTGGAGCTCGCGGTGCAGGGCGAGGCGCGGGAGTACGCGCCGGAGGTTGAGCAGACCGCGTACCGGGTGGTCCAGGAGGCGCTGACCAACGTGCACAAGCACGCGGCCGGCGCGAAGGTGCTGGTGCGGCTCGCGCACCGCGCTGCCGAGGTCGCGATGCAGGTGGAGAACGGCGCTCCGGACGCGAGCGGCGGGGGCCCCGCCGCGGAGCTGCCGAGCGGCGGCAACGGTCTGGTGGGCATGCGGGAGCGGGTGCTGGCGCTGGGCGGGGTGTTCGTGTCCGGGCCGACGGACGCGGGCGGCTTCCGGGTGTCCGCGGTGCTGCCGGACCGGGACGGATGGGGCGAGCAGCAGCTCTGA
- a CDS encoding DUF4276 family protein produces the protein MWSRSGRTAGRHFAGRTLAPELFEAGIILVPTILLTGTRAGGPSGRGGVSKWAKIEKDVRLRLGTTPHWAAVTTLLDYYGLPQDSPGMAERPAGSARRRVEYVEQQIAARIDHPRFLPYLVLHETETWVFAAAGQLGEWVEDGALAAELKRQADAAGGPECVNDGADTAPSKRLLGLYPAYNKTQDGPVSVADLGLAELRAACPHFDSWIGRLLALA, from the coding sequence TTGTGGTCGCGGAGCGGGAGGACGGCGGGACGGCACTTCGCCGGCCGGACCCTCGCCCCTGAGCTGTTCGAGGCCGGGATCATTCTCGTCCCCACCATCCTGCTGACCGGGACACGAGCGGGTGGCCCGTCCGGCAGGGGCGGGGTCAGCAAGTGGGCGAAGATCGAGAAGGATGTGAGGCTCCGCCTCGGCACAACCCCGCATTGGGCGGCGGTCACCACGCTCCTCGACTACTACGGACTTCCGCAGGACAGCCCAGGGATGGCCGAACGTCCGGCGGGTTCGGCACGGCGGCGTGTGGAGTACGTCGAGCAGCAGATCGCGGCGAGGATCGACCACCCCAGGTTCCTGCCGTATCTGGTGCTGCACGAGACCGAAACCTGGGTCTTCGCGGCGGCCGGGCAGTTGGGGGAGTGGGTCGAGGACGGCGCGTTGGCGGCGGAATTGAAGCGGCAGGCCGATGCGGCGGGCGGGCCGGAGTGCGTCAACGACGGTGCGGACACCGCGCCGTCGAAGCGACTGCTTGGGCTGTATCCGGCGTACAACAAGACCCAGGACGGTCCTGTGTCAGTCGCCGATCTCGGCTTGGCCGAACTACGGGCCGCGTGCCCGCACTTCGACTCCTGGATCGGCCGGCTGCTGGCTCTTGCCTAG
- a CDS encoding AAA family ATPase, with the protein MPYKISEVSVEGFTSIRAATLTLGDVTVLVGANGAGKSNVVGVLELLGRMADSELGLAVGLRGGAQALQYVGPRAEEGIRLRVTADPHSYEAHLVPAANDSLIFAEEKWGRPPEGLARGHKESQLPGPMRSVLGGCRVFHFHDTSVNAPVKTLGFTADNEALRPDARNLAAFLLRLREGEPKTYRRIVRAVQTVAPFFRDFLLAEEPGGKIRLRWMQQGVDAIFPAEALSDGTLRYICLCALLLQPDPPALLTLDEPELGLHPHAVVQLADLLRSAAVRSQVVIATQSVTLLNQFSLDDLVVAEREDGGTALRRPDPRP; encoded by the coding sequence ATGCCGTACAAGATCTCTGAGGTGTCGGTCGAGGGCTTCACCTCGATCCGGGCCGCCACGCTGACGCTCGGCGATGTGACCGTGCTGGTGGGCGCGAACGGCGCCGGCAAGAGCAACGTCGTTGGGGTACTGGAGCTGCTCGGTCGTATGGCGGACTCGGAGCTCGGCCTCGCGGTCGGGCTGCGCGGTGGTGCGCAGGCGCTGCAGTATGTCGGGCCTCGTGCGGAGGAGGGGATTCGGCTCCGGGTGACGGCTGATCCGCATAGCTACGAGGCTCATCTTGTGCCGGCCGCCAACGACTCGCTGATCTTCGCGGAAGAGAAGTGGGGACGGCCTCCGGAAGGGCTCGCTCGCGGGCACAAGGAGTCGCAGCTACCGGGGCCGATGCGCTCTGTTCTCGGTGGCTGCCGGGTCTTCCATTTCCACGACACCAGCGTCAACGCACCGGTCAAGACGCTCGGTTTCACCGCCGACAACGAGGCGCTGCGTCCGGACGCGAGGAACCTGGCCGCGTTCCTGCTGCGGCTGCGTGAGGGTGAGCCCAAGACGTACCGGCGGATTGTTCGGGCGGTTCAGACCGTGGCGCCGTTCTTCCGGGACTTCCTCCTGGCCGAGGAGCCGGGCGGGAAGATCCGCCTGCGGTGGATGCAACAGGGCGTGGACGCGATTTTTCCTGCGGAGGCGCTGTCCGACGGGACGCTGCGGTACATCTGCCTCTGTGCGCTCCTGCTGCAGCCGGATCCGCCTGCGCTCCTCACCCTGGATGAGCCGGAGTTGGGGCTGCATCCCCATGCGGTGGTGCAGCTCGCGGACCTGTTGCGCTCGGCCGCAGTGCGCAGCCAGGTCGTCATCGCCACCCAGTCGGTGACCTTGCTCAACCAGTTCTCGCTGGACGACCTTGTGGTCGCGGAGCGGGAGGACGGCGGGACGGCACTTCGCCGGCCGGACCCTCGCCCCTGA
- a CDS encoding SMI1/KNR4 family protein yields MTTGRLGHAAPPNAAYAGQVVNFPDPVRASRHPRGVRVDDNGFPDFSPYARAAAEIAEPPEGFGVDELRLTDYVSANAALHADGHALWDTIASVATPHGWTWHHVPGTRRLELVPVEVKALLRHHGGLATAPVDQSKRGTRPLQETRPAHFGLPKGVVSVSEQQLLGVEEDLGYRLPGAYRSFLKAAGGCAPKGAALDAELGLLIDQPFFTVRDEAAVNDLVYVNKCLRDHLTKDYLGVAFVQGGILTVKVRGSGIGSVWFCAYDDARDQDGWNVQERVERLLLPCGEDFDGFLQRLAGNPPELETVANLMVDGGFARAVPISDEG; encoded by the coding sequence ATGACGACAGGTCGGCTCGGGCACGCCGCGCCACCGAACGCGGCCTACGCCGGGCAGGTCGTGAACTTCCCGGACCCGGTCCGGGCCTCCCGCCACCCAAGGGGTGTGCGTGTGGACGACAACGGCTTTCCGGACTTTTCGCCGTACGCGCGTGCCGCCGCGGAGATCGCCGAGCCCCCTGAGGGCTTCGGCGTCGACGAGCTGCGGCTCACCGACTACGTATCGGCGAACGCCGCGCTGCACGCCGACGGCCACGCGTTGTGGGACACGATTGCTTCGGTCGCCACTCCGCACGGCTGGACCTGGCACCACGTGCCGGGCACGCGCCGGCTCGAGCTGGTTCCGGTCGAGGTGAAGGCGCTGCTGCGGCATCACGGCGGGCTCGCGACGGCTCCGGTGGACCAGAGCAAGCGGGGTACGCGTCCGCTGCAGGAGACCCGGCCCGCGCACTTCGGTCTGCCGAAGGGTGTCGTGTCGGTCAGCGAGCAGCAGTTGCTGGGCGTCGAGGAGGATCTGGGCTACCGGCTTCCCGGCGCGTACCGCTCCTTCTTGAAGGCCGCGGGCGGCTGCGCCCCGAAGGGTGCCGCCCTCGACGCGGAGCTGGGGCTGCTGATCGACCAGCCGTTCTTCACGGTGCGGGACGAGGCCGCGGTCAATGACCTGGTGTACGTCAACAAGTGCCTGCGGGACCATCTCACCAAGGACTACTTGGGTGTTGCGTTCGTCCAGGGCGGGATTCTGACGGTGAAGGTCAGGGGCTCGGGCATCGGCTCGGTCTGGTTCTGTGCGTACGACGACGCGCGGGACCAGGACGGGTGGAACGTGCAGGAGCGCGTGGAGCGGCTGCTGCTGCCCTGTGGCGAGGACTTCGACGGTTTTCTGCAGCGGCTGGCGGGCAATCCGCCGGAGCTGGAGACCGTGGCGAACCTGATGGTGGACGGCGGCTTCGCGCGCGCCGTCCCGATCTCGGACGAGGGGTGA
- a CDS encoding SUKH-3 domain-containing protein produces MPDHLSTTRFPVAVDAALRDAGWQPGRWDIKQAEHWADTLRAYASPAGHRHAVFPAAVEAWAEFGGLRLTAPGPGRQTAPTPVLFHPLAGLHLARTLADLGRALDTEMSPLGEEGDSQAVLAIDGEGRVYSLDHTGDWYLGQDIDQALGTLVTGVQPARLTLN; encoded by the coding sequence ATGCCCGACCACCTCAGCACGACCCGGTTCCCGGTCGCCGTCGACGCCGCCCTGCGCGACGCGGGCTGGCAGCCCGGCCGTTGGGACATCAAACAGGCCGAGCACTGGGCCGACACCCTGCGCGCGTACGCCTCGCCCGCCGGCCACCGGCACGCGGTCTTCCCCGCGGCCGTCGAGGCGTGGGCGGAGTTCGGCGGGCTGCGCCTCACGGCTCCGGGTCCGGGCCGGCAGACCGCACCCACGCCCGTGCTCTTCCACCCGCTCGCCGGGCTCCACCTCGCACGCACCCTGGCGGATCTGGGGCGCGCGCTGGACACCGAGATGTCCCCGCTGGGGGAAGAGGGGGACAGCCAGGCCGTACTCGCCATCGACGGCGAGGGCCGGGTCTACAGCCTCGACCACACCGGCGACTGGTACCTGGGGCAGGACATCGACCAGGCGCTGGGCACGCTGGTCACAGGCGTACAGCCGGCGCGTCTGACCCTGAACTGA
- a CDS encoding cellulose-binding protein produces the protein MSAASVSPHGFAAVRGRGYRVEETDAYVAALSQDRDDAWERAARLTVLAREMEAEADELRGVVSALAPQTYESLGRRAQTVLALTEEESEELRTAARDEAQGLRDAAEAAARQVREEAREYADGVRADAEARAQHVSLTAQTTADETRIDARREVKEQRGEAVAAWKEMRRRAEVMLAGLEDGQAERWDAVEREIAYQEAELDTRLAELGVSAEGALSDAKRTFAAAEEHARHGQEDAEARAAELIAEARVREERIERDTEQVLREHDEARDEMDAHMAHIRSSLTTLTGRAAAEG, from the coding sequence ATGAGTGCTGCATCGGTGTCACCCCACGGCTTCGCCGCCGTACGTGGCCGGGGCTACCGCGTGGAGGAGACCGACGCCTATGTCGCCGCCCTGTCCCAGGACCGCGACGACGCCTGGGAACGCGCCGCGCGCCTCACCGTCCTCGCCAGGGAGATGGAGGCGGAGGCGGATGAGCTGCGCGGGGTCGTCTCGGCGCTCGCCCCGCAGACGTACGAGAGCCTCGGCCGCCGCGCCCAGACCGTGCTGGCGCTGACCGAGGAGGAGTCCGAGGAGCTGCGGACCGCCGCGCGGGACGAGGCGCAGGGTCTGCGCGACGCGGCCGAGGCGGCGGCCCGGCAGGTGCGCGAGGAGGCCCGTGAGTACGCGGACGGGGTCAGGGCGGACGCCGAGGCGCGCGCCCAGCACGTCTCGCTCACCGCGCAGACCACGGCCGACGAGACGCGTATCGACGCCCGTCGCGAGGTGAAGGAGCAGCGCGGTGAGGCCGTGGCCGCCTGGAAGGAGATGCGCCGCCGTGCCGAGGTCATGCTGGCCGGCCTGGAGGATGGCCAGGCCGAGCGCTGGGACGCGGTGGAGCGTGAAATCGCGTACCAGGAAGCCGAGTTGGACACCCGTCTCGCCGAGCTCGGCGTGTCCGCCGAGGGCGCGCTGTCCGACGCCAAGCGCACCTTCGCCGCCGCGGAGGAGCACGCCCGGCACGGCCAGGAGGACGCGGAGGCGCGGGCGGCGGAGCTGATCGCCGAAGCCCGGGTGCGCGAGGAGCGGATCGAGCGCGACACGGAGCAGGTGCTGAGGGAGCACGACGAGGCCCGCGACGAGATGGACGCGCACATGGCGCACATCCGCAGCAGCCTCACGACACTCACGGGCCGCGCGGCGGCGGAGGGCTGA